Below is a window of Desmonostoc muscorum LEGE 12446 DNA.
GCTGAAAAACACTATTATTTCCTACTAAAGCGGTTTTCAATTGAATGAAATACACTCTTTAAAAATTAAGTCATTGTAGGGTAGCACAGCTGTGCTACCCTACGTTTATATCAACTGGAAATTGCTGTAAGTTGTAGATTTTTTGCCTCAATGCTAATCGCCGCTACACTCAACCAGAGCAAATACCAACACAGCGCGTTGCCATCGTCTTTGGTGCAGGAGTTTACCTTGATGGTACACCAACACCGATGCTCGGCGATCGCGTTTCTGCTGCTGTAGAACTTTACAAATTGGGCCGAGTCCAAAAGTTATTGATGACGGGTGACAATAGCCGCGATGACTACAACCAAGTCCTAGCAATGCAGAGTTACGCAGTGGAACGGGGCGTACCTGTCCAAAATATTACCTTAGATTATGCTGGATTCAGCACTTATGAAAGTTGCTATCGATCTAAAGATATTTTCGGACTCAAGGAAGCAGTTTTAATTACCTAGAAATTCCATTTACCCCACGCAGTTTATACTTGCGATCAACTTGGTGTCAAAGCGATCGGCTTGGGAACACCAGATTGGCAAAGCTACAGTTTTCAAACTGTTATGTACTCCACACTGCGGGAGCAGTTGTCTACTTTCAAAGCGTTGTGGGAGGTTCATATTACTCAACCTCAGCCAACTTTCCTCGGCTCATTTGAAGGAATAAGGGAATAGGGAATGGGGAGTAGTGTAATTCAAAGTAATTCTGACTTCTGACTTCTGAATTCTTCTTCAAAAATTTTAAATTTACAAAAACTACATTTGCAGTATTGTATAAAAATAATTCTCATACCACAGCAATATTGACAATAATGCTTAACTGGAAAACAACACTCCTAACTACTGCTTCATTGTGGCTAGTTTTGTTATCTACAACGCAGCCAGTCCAGGCTAAACCAACCCAACAAAAAAAACCAGCTTCTACAACCACAACAATCTACCAGCAAGCTAAAAAAGAATTACCTGAAGACTTTTATAGCCTTTATCGCGTCATAGATAGAATTGCCCGTGCCAACGGATTAGATGATCGTCCTTGGCGGGTTATGGCTGTTCCCGAATATAATGTCAATGCATTTGCAAGCGATGTGAATCTAGTCGCCATTTACGATGGCATACTTGATCAGTTAGCTGGTGATTCTTCAGCATTGGCTTGCGTGGTTGCCCATGAAATGGGACACCACACCAAACGTCACATCGCTGTTGGCGCAGCTCAAAGAACTGAATTAATTGCAAAAATTCAGGAAGAAGCAACCAAAGAAGTACTGGGAGAAAAAGAAGCTGCTAACCAAGAAGCAACAGCCGCTACCGTTGGTGGTGTCGTTGTCAATAATGTAATCGGGGGACGTGTTGGTGGTTTGATCGGTTCAGTTCTTGGCAATCAAGGCGCTAAACGACAAGCGGATTCACAAAGACGCATCAATGAGATTGTCGAGAAAAAGAAAAAAGAGTTAGAGGAACGTCTGGCAGCGCAAGAACGACAACAAGAGTTTGAAGCCGATGAAATTGGCTACATAGCTTCTGTGAAAGCAGGCTTTGAAGCAGAAGGATGTTTGAGAGTAATGCAGGTTTTGGCTCAAACTCCTGGTTCTGAATTTGATACAACTCATCCAGCAGTACCCAAACGAATTGAGGCGATTAAAGCTTTACTTATTAAGTATCGACCTGAAACTTTGGCGAAAGAGGGTCAAGCGCGGATATCTAAAACGAAACCTTTAACTTATAACATTTCTAAAGATAAAACCTCGTTACGGATTAACTCTGTTCGCGGTGGTTCCCAAGCAGATGATATCGAGCGTCGGTTTGGTAAATAAAATCCGTAGGAGTACTACTAATATCAGGTTCGGTTAAAGACTTATCATTAGTCAACAATCAAAACGAAATCCCATCCCCTTTTAGGGGATGGGATGAGCTTAATCTTCTCGACTTTTCTCCTGAAGAAGCGATCGCCAATCTGCAATTGCTTCTTCTGTCCATAGCCAATTTTTAGCTAATTTATCTACCTGGAAATTTACGCGATCGGACTTCATTACCATTTGTCGCAACTTTATCGCTTCATTCATATATTGTGCTTGTTTAGCACTAGATTCATCTAGTGCAGATTTATACAGTCCCAGAGCTAAACCAGCATAGGAAGTTAAAGCATCCTGAGGTAGTGCTGTGTTTGTGGATGCTGTGCTAGAAGCTGTATTCTGTGGTTTGAGAGCTAAATTTAAAGCCTTGAACCAAGAATCATTAGCTCGATTCAAATTACCTTCTGCGTAGTAAGCAAATCCTAAAGCGTTATTATACAAAAGCGAATCTGGTTTAGCTTTGGCGGCAGTTTCCCAGTAACGACGAGCATCATCAACGCTATAGTTATTGTCTCCAGTTTGGATCGATTGCCATGCTAATCGCCCCTTTAAAAAGTTGACAGATGGATCGTCAGCTTGCTTGTTTATAACTAGTTTCAAAGCAGTTTCAGCCGCAGCAAAGGCGCCACGATTGAGTAATTCTTCCACAGCAAACAACCCACCTTGCAAATCGCCTTGGCTCAATTTTTCAGTGGCGGTGGCGGTGACGATTCCAGTTGGTGCTGTTTCCAAATCGATATTCGGTTGCTTTTCGATGGGTAAAGACTCGGAGGGAATTGGTGGTATCTTCGGTACAGTTGCCTGGGGTCGATTTTGCCACCACAAATTTAAACCGATCGCAATTGCGATCGCACTCATTCCTACAATGCCAACAATCGGCGACAGCTTGCGCCGCCGGGTACGATTTCTAGATGGAGATGGGGTTGGTTGCGGCCGGAAAAAATCAGAATTTTCCCGATCTCTTTCTAAATTCCCAATAGTTTGAGGAGGTGGTGCTGGGACTTCTCCCCACAAATCTGCTTCTTCAAAAGAAGAAGTCATCTCTTCTGAAACCTGCCTATTTTGAAGACTATTTTCGTGATTTTGTTGCTCGGTTCCCGTGGAGCTTTTTTGCTCATCTAGTCGCCGAAACAAATCGGAAACGATCGCAGAATCTTCTGCATAACTTGGGTCATCATACTCGATTTCATCAACGAGATCGCCCCAAGTATCTTCGCCTAGCCAATCCAAGCCAGAAGAGTCACGCCCCAAATCAGCAGGAATCATTTCCTCAATTCCTAAGGGCATCTCGGTATCATCTGCCATAGCAGCATACATGGAAGTGGGAATTGCTCCTAAAGGCGAACTATACTGATTGAGCGACTCTGGACTTTGGGGTAAACCAGTTTCGTGGCTAAGAAAACCGTCAAATTCGGGCTGGAGATACAAAATTGGTAATGCCCAGTACATTTGGTGAGAACCATAGGCAGAAATTAATCCTTGGCGCACCCGACTCACGCATAAATCTACTGGATATCCCTGACTCAAGTTGCGGTAAAATAATTGCGTGAGTGTCAGTGCCACTTCATCAGGAATACGCTCTGACATAGCCAAAACACTGGCAATTCCTCGTTTCACCAGACTTTCTGCCAGGTTGCGTTCCCCAGTATCTCCAGAAGCTCCCAAGGCAGCTGTGTAAGCCCCTAAGCAGGAATTAAACACTGCCATCTGAATGTTATTGTTGACCAGCAAACCCGCCAAATCATCTCCAGTCAGAACTTCCGTTAA
It encodes the following:
- the hetF gene encoding cell division protein HetF, whose amino-acid sequence is MTQEFHISVTPVGQNDYLVRTEQVAPGVPLAEELVTWPVADWLMAAGHLMNDPLKSVLQGDVFASSGRESDIARNSVNLVALGQQLYNALFQGTLRDSWITAQGIAQNHQQVLRLRLGLKETRLARLPWEVMHAGDRPLATGPYVAFSRFQSGILGGSRLRSLRGATPTANMPTPLEESGVKVLMVIASPLDQVRLDLLKQEAIKLQAELGRPVPRFAEGSNHLPEIELTVLDQPGREELTQALEQGRYQVLHYSGHSNLGPNGGEIYLASRRTGLTEVLTGDDLAGLLVNNNIQMAVFNSCLGAYTAALGASGDTGERNLAESLVKRGIASVLAMSERIPDEVALTLTQLFYRNLSQGYPVDLCVSRVRQGLISAYGSHQMYWALPILYLQPEFDGFLSHETGLPQSPESLNQYSSPLGAIPTSMYAAMADDTEMPLGIEEMIPADLGRDSSGLDWLGEDTWGDLVDEIEYDDPSYAEDSAIVSDLFRRLDEQKSSTGTEQQNHENSLQNRQVSEEMTSSFEEADLWGEVPAPPPQTIGNLERDRENSDFFRPQPTPSPSRNRTRRRKLSPIVGIVGMSAIAIAIGLNLWWQNRPQATVPKIPPIPSESLPIEKQPNIDLETAPTGIVTATATEKLSQGDLQGGLFAVEELLNRGAFAAAETALKLVINKQADDPSVNFLKGRLAWQSIQTGDNNYSVDDARRYWETAAKAKPDSLLYNNALGFAYYAEGNLNRANDSWFKALNLALKPQNTASSTASTNTALPQDALTSYAGLALGLYKSALDESSAKQAQYMNEAIKLRQMVMKSDRVNFQVDKLAKNWLWTEEAIADWRSLLQEKSRED
- a CDS encoding M48 family metallopeptidase → MLNWKTTLLTTASLWLVLLSTTQPVQAKPTQQKKPASTTTTIYQQAKKELPEDFYSLYRVIDRIARANGLDDRPWRVMAVPEYNVNAFASDVNLVAIYDGILDQLAGDSSALACVVAHEMGHHTKRHIAVGAAQRTELIAKIQEEATKEVLGEKEAANQEATAATVGGVVVNNVIGGRVGGLIGSVLGNQGAKRQADSQRRINEIVEKKKKELEERLAAQERQQEFEADEIGYIASVKAGFEAEGCLRVMQVLAQTPGSEFDTTHPAVPKRIEAIKALLIKYRPETLAKEGQARISKTKPLTYNISKDKTSLRINSVRGGSQADDIERRFGK
- a CDS encoding SanA/YdcF family protein, encoding MVFGAGVYLDGTPTPMLGDRVSAAVELYKLGRVQKLLMTGDNSRDDYNQVLAMQSYAVERGVPVQNITLDYAGFSTYESCYRSKDIFGLKEAVLIT